One window of Lytechinus variegatus isolate NC3 chromosome 2, Lvar_3.0, whole genome shotgun sequence genomic DNA carries:
- the LOC121408564 gene encoding large neutral amino acids transporter small subunit 4-like gives MENSTLYDGMENETEVQYDDEEGTTIMYDATGTMTPSPENFGRPTYPRCSAQDEALNLAFTIGSFLLSGLTFPIGMAMDKFGCRLLRMVGAIMFIASCLIFGWTPVELSEMIIPAVSLNGVGGIMITFTSFQVANLFGTKRSTVISLNIGSYASAAILFLILKGLYDVGVSRQAMFTGLAIATLFVIINCYINIPKEPIPDPEGSAFGMHWQILKVNHKVTGKQFYSMVTNVGRKLSVTDEAAEEAKQTMIRKGSKIYSSQLNLAIELKERKKKKKENTLLYSVCSPIYILSLIVMCITQLRLLFFIGSLTQMLQLVSGNDVDKVDQYIYIFGMMQLMCLFTSPLIGLVMDFKIKEVLQAAKDRERRSSRRESTSKRPGSISGESKRPSIISLSFLNGEARRQSNGSVGNGHAKRLGSTSGDVELGLNGMNGNGAVSTKQRHPSTSSTSSSDSTNPKPPMSLKIRKLYNSSYAFFITSVLIMFFGVTVLIPNLQLQILSFILHTVIRGFIHSAVCGLYAITYPAPQVGRLIGLQSLISACATLLQYPIFITIEGPLNGDPFYVNVVMLALSVLNFGLPAYMFYLAKKLRREQKNEQEPDEQKLIRSPTSKSALETVPEHV, from the exons ATGGAAAATTCTACCTTATATGACGGTATGGAAAACGAGACTGAAGTGCAATATGACGATGAAGAGGGTACCACGATAATGTACGATGCCACTGGCACGATGACACCGAGTCCAGAAAATTTCGGACGACCAACCTACCCACGATGTTCTGCCCAAGACGAAGCGCTGAATTTGGCCTTCACGATCGGGTCTTTCTTGCTAAGCGGTCTGACATTCCCTATAGGAATGGCTATGGACAAGTTTGGTTGCAGATTGCTAAGAATGGTCGGAGC AATCATGTTCATTGCGTCCTGCCTGATCTTTGGCTGGACACCTGTTGAACTGTCAGAGATGATTATCCCTGCCGTATCTCTCAATGGAGTCGGAGGTATCATGATCACCTTTACATCATTTCAG GTTGCCAATTTGTTTGGTACAAAGAGATCTACAGTGATCAGTCTCAACATTGGTTCATACGCATCGGCAGCCATCTTGTTCCTCATCCTAAAG GGTCTCTATGATGTAGGTGTGAGCAGACAAGCCATGTTCACTGGTCTAGCAATAGCTACATTATTTGTCATCATTAACTGCTACATTAACATCCCCAAAGAACCCATCCCAGATCCTGAAGGATCAGCTTTCGG AATGCATTGGCAGATTTTGAAGGTTAACCACAAAGTCACTGGCAAGCAGTTCTATTCTATGGTAACCAATGTTGGACGCAAGCTAAGTGTAACTGATGAAGCTGCTGAAGAAGCCAAACAGACTATGATTCGCAAAGGAAGCAAGATCTACTCTTCACA ATTGAACCTTGCCATTGAGCTGAAAGAGcgcaagaagaagaagaaggaaaacaCCCTGCTTTATTCTGTCTGCAGTCCTATCTACATTCTCTCTCTTATTGTCATGTGCATCACCCAACTTCGTCTTCTGTTCTTCATCGGTTCCCTAACTCAAATGCTTCAGCTTGTCAGTGGCAATGACGTAGACAAAG tGGATCAGTACATCTACATCTTTGGTATGATGCAGTTGATGTGCCTTTTCACCAGCCCTCTGATTGGTTTAGTCATGGACTTCAAGATCAAGGAGGTTCTCCAAGCAGCCAAAGACCGGGAACGACGCTCCAGTCGTCGCGAGAGTACATCCAAGAGACCCGGTTCCATTAGCGGCGAGTCCAAGCGCCCAAGCATCATTAGTCTTTCTTTCTTGAATGGAGAAGCCAGGAGACAGAGCAATGGGTCGGTTGGAAATGGACACGCTAAGAGACTTGGCAGCACAAGTGGCGATGTTGAACTGGGACTGAATGGAATGAATGGAAATGGAGCAGTATCAACAAAGCAGAGGCATCCAAGCACATCCAGTACTTCTAGCAGCGACAGCACGAACCCAAAGCCACCGATGAGTCTAAAGATCAGGAAACTCTATAATTCAAGCTATGCCTTCTTCATTACAAGTGTTCTCATCATGTTCTTTGGCGTCACTGTCTTAATACCAAACCTCCAACTTCAA ATTCTTAGCTTCATCCTTCATACTGTGATCCGAGGGTTTATTCATTCAGCTGTGTGTGGGCTCTACGCAATCACTTACCCAGCCCCTCAGGTCGGCCGTCTCATTGGTCTCCAATCCCTCATTTCGGCTTGTGCAACACTTCTACAGTACCCTATCTTCATTACGATAGAGGGCCCACTCAATGGCGACCCTTTCTAT GTAAATGTTGTGATGTTGGCACTGTCTGTGCTCAACTTTGGTCTTCCAGCCTACATGTTCTACCTCGCCAAGAAGCTTCGAAGGGAACAGAAGAATGAGCAGGAGCCCGATGAACAGAAACTCATCAGGTCGCCTACCAGCAAGAGTGCCCTGGAAACTGTTCCTGAACATGTCTGA
- the LOC121408566 gene encoding uncharacterized protein LOC121408566, with product MIYSHSAIGLNRYQDRNCNTVRMVNMKRASLNSSKSSVLCSDHFEDACFDLGRRYVLNRMLSQPYLISRLVFRRIHPNQGISQKTFRFSKQPPRYCKDTSAKVFSTLISRRPLLLNTRKSKRGKVEVNNNNGLY from the exons ATGATCT attCCCATTCAGCCATTGGACTGAACCGGTACCAAGACCGGAACTGTAACACAGTAAGGATGGTCAATATGAAGCGAGCTTCATtgaattcctccaagagctctgtactctgttctgatcattttgaagatgcttgctttgACCTGGGCAGACGATACGTCTTAAACAGGATGCTGTCCCAACCATATTTGATTTCCCGCCTCGTCTTCAGAAG AATTCACCCAAACCAAGGTATTTCCCAAAAGACTTTTCGATTCAGCAAACAACCTCCCAGATACTGCAAAGACACCAGTGCCAAAGTCTTCAGCACCTTAATTTCTCGAAGACCACTCCTACTGAATACCAGAAAGTCCAAGAGGGGTAAAGTGGAAgtcaacaacaataatggacTGTATTAA